The proteins below are encoded in one region of Tessaracoccus aquimaris:
- the rpmE gene encoding 50S ribosomal protein L31 encodes MKQGIHPDYVETTVTCTCGNTFTTRSTLTKGSMSADVCAECHPFYTGKQKILDTGGRVARFEKRYAKK; translated from the coding sequence ATGAAGCAGGGAATCCACCCTGACTACGTGGAGACCACGGTGACCTGCACCTGTGGCAACACGTTCACCACGCGTAGCACCCTCACCAAGGGCAGCATGAGTGCCGACGTGTGCGCCGAGTGCCACCCGTTCTACACCGGCAAGCAGAAGATCCTCGACACCGGCGGCCGCGTCGCCCGCTTCGAGAAGCGCTACGCCAAGAAGTAG
- the thrB gene encoding homoserine kinase, whose amino-acid sequence MGRRLHVRVPATTANVGSGFDCIGIALNLYDDLDLELLGDPGDLRVAVTGEGEGSVPLDARHLVVSSLQHGLNAWGAERPGLALTCHNRIPHSRGLGSSAAAIVAGLALAWGIARPGEPLDLPELTRISSRLEGHPDNAGAAVWGGAILAWFADDDVRLVNLAVPDALGTRVWVPDFEVATAGARSVLPDEVARHDAVWQAIASAALPLALERRHDLLLKATGDRLHQSYRASLMPESWELMNRLRGAGVPAAISGAGPAVFAIGTADQLAVADATGHDGFVRHDLAIGPGVELSVTA is encoded by the coding sequence GTGGGCCGGAGGCTCCACGTCCGGGTGCCGGCCACCACGGCCAACGTCGGCTCCGGGTTCGACTGCATCGGCATCGCGCTCAACCTGTACGACGACCTCGACCTGGAACTCCTCGGCGATCCGGGCGACCTGCGCGTCGCCGTGACGGGCGAGGGTGAGGGGTCGGTGCCGCTCGACGCGCGGCACCTGGTCGTCTCGTCGCTGCAGCACGGCCTCAACGCGTGGGGCGCGGAGCGGCCCGGCCTGGCGCTGACCTGCCACAACCGGATCCCGCACTCGCGCGGGCTCGGCTCGTCGGCCGCCGCGATCGTCGCTGGCCTGGCGCTCGCCTGGGGCATCGCCCGCCCCGGGGAACCGCTCGATCTTCCGGAACTGACACGCATCTCGAGCCGCCTCGAGGGGCACCCGGACAACGCCGGGGCAGCAGTGTGGGGCGGCGCGATCCTCGCGTGGTTCGCCGACGACGACGTCCGCCTGGTCAACCTGGCCGTCCCCGACGCGCTCGGCACCCGCGTGTGGGTGCCCGACTTCGAGGTGGCGACCGCGGGGGCCCGCTCGGTGCTCCCCGATGAGGTGGCGCGCCACGACGCCGTCTGGCAGGCCATCGCCTCAGCCGCCCTACCGCTCGCCCTCGAGAGGCGCCACGACCTGCTGCTCAAGGCGACGGGGGACAGGCTGCACCAGAGCTACCGGGCGTCGCTGATGCCCGAGTCCTGGGAACTGATGAACCGGCTCCGCGGGGCGGGCGTGCCCGCCGCGATCTCCGGCGCGGGGCCCGCGGTCTTCGCGATCGGCACCGCGGACCAGTTGGCCGTCGCCGACGCCACCGGCCACGACGGCTTCGTGCGCCACGATCTGGCCATCGGGCCGGGCGTCGAGCTGAGCGTCACGGCCTGA
- a CDS encoding homoserine dehydrogenase, whose amino-acid sequence MTKPLKVALLGAGVVGSQVARILVQESDTLESRIGRRLELVGVGVRNLDTPRPGIDPALITDDLEGLVNRGDLDVVIELIGGIEPARGLVLKAIENGASIVTANKAMLADDLGSLSRAAVDKGVDLYYEAAVAGAIPIIRPLRESLVGDEIAEVMGIVNGTTNFILDKMVTDEVSFEEALREAQELGYAEADPTADIEGHDAAAKAAILAGLAFHTEVRSAEVFCEGITDVTPADIAAAEQMGCTIKLLAIAKLTDDDRIIVKVHPAMVANKHPLASVSGAYNAIFVNSREAGELMFLGQGAGGNPTASAVMGDVVTVARNRARGTASHLSSGYTRRAVAPIGESSAQFYVSFDVVDRPGILAKCAAVFGRHNVSLRVVQQSYADDGRPSDGFPARLGVMTHLTLEGSLSKVIEELNEADFVGSTVRVMRVEGF is encoded by the coding sequence GTGACCAAACCGCTGAAGGTCGCCCTGCTGGGCGCTGGCGTCGTGGGCTCTCAGGTGGCCCGCATCCTGGTACAGGAGTCGGACACCCTGGAGTCGCGGATCGGCCGCCGCCTCGAACTGGTCGGCGTCGGGGTGCGCAACCTCGACACCCCGCGCCCCGGGATCGACCCGGCGCTGATCACCGACGACCTGGAGGGCCTCGTCAACCGGGGCGACCTCGACGTCGTCATCGAGTTGATCGGCGGCATCGAGCCCGCCCGCGGCCTTGTCCTCAAGGCCATCGAGAACGGCGCCTCCATCGTGACGGCCAACAAGGCGATGCTCGCCGACGACCTCGGCTCCCTGTCGCGCGCCGCCGTCGACAAGGGCGTCGACCTCTACTACGAGGCCGCCGTCGCGGGTGCTATCCCGATCATCCGGCCGCTGCGCGAGTCCCTGGTCGGCGACGAGATCGCCGAGGTGATGGGCATCGTCAACGGCACCACCAACTTCATCCTCGACAAGATGGTCACCGACGAGGTGAGCTTCGAGGAGGCGCTGCGCGAGGCGCAGGAACTCGGCTATGCCGAGGCCGACCCGACCGCCGACATCGAGGGCCACGACGCGGCCGCGAAGGCCGCGATCCTCGCTGGCCTCGCCTTCCACACCGAGGTCCGCAGCGCGGAGGTGTTCTGCGAGGGCATCACGGACGTCACCCCCGCGGACATCGCCGCGGCGGAGCAGATGGGTTGCACCATCAAGCTGCTTGCGATCGCCAAGCTGACAGACGACGACCGGATCATCGTGAAGGTGCACCCGGCGATGGTCGCCAACAAGCACCCCCTCGCCAGCGTCTCCGGCGCCTACAACGCCATCTTCGTCAACTCCCGCGAGGCGGGCGAACTGATGTTCCTCGGCCAGGGTGCGGGCGGCAACCCGACGGCCTCGGCCGTGATGGGCGACGTCGTGACGGTGGCCCGCAACCGAGCGCGCGGCACTGCATCGCACCTCAGCTCCGGGTACACCCGGCGCGCGGTCGCCCCGATCGGCGAGTCCTCTGCCCAGTTCTACGTCAGCTTCGACGTGGTCGACCGGCCGGGGATCCTGGCGAAGTGCGCCGCGGTGTTCGGCAGGCACAACGTGTCGCTTCGCGTGGTCCAGCAGAGCTACGCCGACGACGGTCGCCCCTCCGACGGCTTCCCGGCAAGGCTCGGCGTGATGACGCACCTGACGCTCGAGGGCAGCCTCAGCAAGGTGATCGAGGAGCTGAACGAGGCCGACTTCGTCGGGTCCACCGTGCGCGTGATGCGCGTCGAGGGCTTCTGA
- a CDS encoding glycosyltransferase 87 family protein, whose product MSLAGTAPKAGPSLRSLETIAALILVFLVTRLFTVLTLRLESVKFVINDISYYGANVYALIEGQPDVMAEYPVPAVWILQGLYELFGGYYEWTPYFMVTFVLLDALVAISFYRRGNPWGCLFWILFTGVQGAVVWSRFDLIPAALVAWACMLVMTHPRIAGALVGLGAAIKLWPALLIGPMLAPNPLRDKTSRGRLIGFAVVGFGLAAASLLTHGWSRSASPITWQGNRGLQVESVPASP is encoded by the coding sequence TTGTCACTGGCTGGAACCGCGCCGAAGGCCGGGCCCTCCCTGCGCAGTCTCGAGACGATCGCGGCGCTGATCCTCGTCTTCCTGGTCACCCGGCTGTTCACCGTCCTCACGCTGCGCCTTGAGTCCGTGAAGTTCGTCATCAACGACATCTCCTACTACGGCGCGAACGTTTACGCCCTCATCGAGGGCCAACCCGACGTGATGGCCGAGTATCCGGTTCCGGCGGTGTGGATCCTGCAGGGGTTGTACGAACTCTTCGGCGGTTACTACGAGTGGACGCCGTACTTCATGGTGACCTTCGTGCTGCTCGACGCGCTGGTGGCGATCTCCTTCTACCGGCGGGGCAACCCGTGGGGCTGCCTGTTCTGGATCCTTTTCACCGGCGTCCAGGGCGCGGTGGTGTGGTCGCGCTTCGACCTGATCCCCGCCGCGCTCGTCGCCTGGGCCTGCATGCTCGTGATGACGCATCCGCGGATCGCGGGCGCGCTTGTCGGGCTTGGCGCCGCCATCAAGCTGTGGCCCGCGCTGCTGATCGGCCCGATGCTCGCCCCGAACCCGCTGCGCGACAAGACCTCCCGCGGCCGCCTGATCGGCTTCGCGGTCGTCGGCTTCGGGCTGGCCGCCGCGTCGCTGCTGACGCACGGGTGGTCGCGCTCGGCCTCCCCCATCACCTGGCAGGGCAACCGTGGGCTGCAGGTGGAGTCGGTGCCCGCCAGCCCCTGA
- a CDS encoding multifunctional oxoglutarate decarboxylase/oxoglutarate dehydrogenase thiamine pyrophosphate-binding subunit/dihydrolipoyllysine-residue succinyltransferase subunit, whose protein sequence is MATATRHMSAPDSIDAFGANSWLIDEMREAYEADPKSVDPSWREFFAAEKADPGDRAEAQPRVAAQTEPKRPEAPAAATEATPPPQPATPEPAAEPAPQTPAPTPTTAAAAAAKPATQPEPKAEERPASRPQVEPVRKGAGAPSNPGSGAGLSANAPNPSLRPEPSAAEPTYVVMRGAPMRTAKNMDASLTVPTATSVRSVPMKLVIDQRTVINNFLRTSKGGKVSFTHIVGYAMVQALKSLPDMNNAYTVVEGKPNLVENPSINLGIAIDLRKGDTRQLLVPNIKGCEKLDFFQFWSAYEQVIAKARAGELQVSDFAGTTASLTNPGGIGTNHSVPRLMAGQGMILGVGNIDYPAEFQGMSPSRITDLAVSKVTTLTSTYDHRVIQGATSGEFLKKMHSLLLGEEGFYDEIFEALRIPYEPLRWSPDISAHRDQQVSKTARVLELVNAYRTFGHLVADTDPLEYRQRSQEDLRLESHGLSIWDLDREFAVGTLSGNERVYLTLREIISILQDSYTRTVGVEYMHIADIRQREWFQQRMEVPHQPLTHEEHMHALDKLNEAEVFETFLQTKFVGQKRFSLEGGESLIVLLDEIAQQAANDSLDEVCIGMPHRGRLNVLANIVGKKYAQIFKEFDGVLDTTGTGDVKYHLGAEGTFVAANGATIKASVAANPSHLEAVNPVLQGITRAKQDTLKATDHPVLALTLHGDASFAGQGVVFETLQMSQLRGYKTGGTIHVVVNNQVGFTTAPTESRSSTYSTDVAKAISAPVLHVNGDDPDSCIRAARIAFDYRQKFHRDVVIDLVCYRRRGHNEGDDPSFTQPNMYDLIEQKRSTRRLYTESLIGRGDISMSDAEDVMNRFRSRLENVFREVRDSAAADDDYMRVPYYPTKPDERLTEITPEMMQTIANVHTQFPEGFTPHPKVKPQLERRAHAILEGPIDWATAEIIAFGSLLMERRPVRLAGQDSRRGTFSQRFAAIVDRVTNEAWVPLKHLTDDQASFDVFDSLLSEYAALGFEYGYSVARPDALVLWEAQFGDFVNGAQTISDEFVAAGNAKWGQKSGVVLLLPHGYEGQGPDHSSARIERWLQLCAENALAVCQPSTPASYFHLLRQHAYVNYHRPVVIATPKSMLRNKLATSDPSDFTSGKWQPVLDDPTIEDPSKVTRLVLCSGKVRWDLVAAREKAGHDGTVAIIALERLYPLPDAELAEVLRRYAHVTDVRFVQDEPENQGGWPFLSVHLPGAVAQHFPEFNLDMVLVSRPWSSAPSVGSLKVHKAQEDELLDAALG, encoded by the coding sequence GTGGCCACCGCCACAAGGCATATGTCAGCACCTGACTCCATTGACGCATTCGGGGCCAACTCCTGGCTGATCGACGAGATGCGGGAGGCCTACGAGGCCGACCCGAAGTCCGTCGATCCGTCCTGGCGAGAGTTCTTCGCCGCAGAGAAGGCCGACCCCGGCGATCGGGCCGAGGCTCAGCCCCGGGTCGCCGCCCAGACCGAGCCGAAGCGGCCCGAGGCCCCCGCGGCCGCGACCGAAGCGACCCCTCCCCCGCAGCCCGCGACCCCCGAGCCCGCAGCCGAGCCTGCGCCCCAGACACCCGCACCGACTCCAACGACGGCAGCGGCGGCGGCGGCGAAGCCAGCGACTCAGCCCGAGCCGAAGGCCGAGGAGAGGCCCGCGAGCAGGCCCCAGGTGGAGCCCGTCCGCAAGGGTGCAGGCGCCCCCTCCAACCCGGGAAGCGGCGCTGGCCTTTCCGCCAACGCGCCGAACCCGTCGCTGCGCCCCGAGCCGAGCGCCGCCGAACCGACCTACGTGGTGATGCGCGGCGCCCCGATGCGCACCGCGAAGAACATGGACGCCTCGCTGACGGTGCCGACCGCGACGTCGGTGCGTTCGGTTCCCATGAAGCTGGTCATCGATCAGCGAACGGTGATCAACAACTTCCTCCGCACTTCCAAGGGCGGCAAGGTCTCCTTCACCCACATCGTCGGCTACGCGATGGTGCAGGCACTGAAGTCGCTGCCCGACATGAACAACGCCTACACGGTGGTCGAGGGCAAGCCGAACCTGGTCGAGAATCCGAGCATCAACCTCGGCATCGCCATCGACCTCAGGAAGGGTGACACCCGCCAACTGCTGGTGCCCAACATCAAGGGCTGCGAGAAGCTCGACTTCTTCCAGTTCTGGTCCGCCTACGAGCAGGTGATCGCCAAGGCGCGCGCCGGCGAACTGCAGGTCAGCGACTTCGCGGGCACCACCGCGTCGCTCACCAACCCGGGCGGCATCGGCACCAACCACTCGGTGCCGCGCCTGATGGCAGGCCAGGGCATGATCCTGGGCGTCGGCAACATCGACTACCCGGCCGAGTTCCAGGGCATGAGCCCGTCGCGGATCACCGACCTCGCCGTCAGCAAGGTCACGACGCTGACGAGCACCTACGACCACCGCGTCATCCAGGGCGCCACGTCGGGAGAGTTCCTCAAGAAGATGCACTCGCTGCTGCTCGGCGAGGAGGGCTTCTACGACGAGATCTTCGAGGCCCTCCGCATCCCATACGAGCCGCTGCGCTGGTCACCCGACATCTCCGCGCACCGCGACCAGCAGGTCTCCAAGACGGCCCGCGTGCTGGAACTGGTCAACGCCTATCGCACGTTCGGCCACCTGGTCGCCGACACCGACCCACTCGAGTACCGGCAGCGCTCGCAGGAGGACCTGCGCCTCGAGAGCCACGGCCTGAGCATCTGGGACCTCGACCGCGAGTTCGCCGTCGGCACCCTGAGCGGCAACGAGCGCGTCTACCTGACGCTGCGCGAGATCATCTCGATCCTGCAGGACTCCTACACCCGCACCGTCGGCGTCGAGTACATGCACATCGCAGACATCCGGCAGCGCGAGTGGTTCCAGCAGCGCATGGAGGTCCCGCATCAGCCCCTCACGCACGAGGAGCACATGCACGCGCTCGACAAACTCAACGAGGCGGAGGTCTTCGAGACCTTCCTGCAGACGAAGTTCGTCGGCCAGAAGCGGTTCTCGCTCGAGGGCGGCGAGTCGCTGATCGTGCTGCTCGACGAGATCGCGCAGCAGGCGGCAAACGACTCGCTCGACGAGGTCTGCATCGGCATGCCGCACCGCGGCCGCCTCAACGTGCTCGCCAACATCGTCGGCAAGAAGTACGCGCAGATCTTCAAGGAGTTCGACGGCGTCCTCGACACCACCGGCACCGGCGACGTGAAGTACCACCTTGGCGCCGAGGGCACCTTCGTGGCGGCCAACGGCGCCACCATCAAGGCGTCGGTCGCGGCGAACCCGTCGCACCTCGAGGCCGTCAACCCGGTGCTGCAGGGCATCACGCGCGCCAAGCAGGACACGTTGAAGGCCACCGACCACCCGGTGCTCGCCCTCACGCTGCACGGCGACGCGTCCTTCGCGGGCCAGGGCGTCGTGTTCGAGACCCTGCAGATGAGCCAGTTGCGCGGCTACAAGACCGGCGGCACCATCCACGTGGTCGTCAACAACCAGGTCGGCTTCACCACTGCGCCGACCGAGTCGCGCAGTTCGACCTACTCCACGGACGTCGCAAAGGCCATCTCGGCCCCGGTGCTGCACGTCAACGGCGACGACCCGGACTCCTGCATCAGGGCGGCGCGCATCGCGTTCGACTACCGGCAGAAGTTCCACCGCGACGTCGTCATCGACCTGGTCTGTTACCGCAGGCGCGGTCACAACGAGGGCGATGATCCGAGCTTCACGCAGCCCAACATGTACGACCTGATCGAGCAGAAGCGCTCGACGCGGCGCCTCTACACCGAGTCGCTGATCGGCCGCGGCGACATCTCGATGTCGGACGCTGAGGACGTCATGAACCGGTTCCGCAGCCGGCTCGAGAACGTGTTCCGCGAGGTGCGCGACAGCGCGGCGGCGGATGACGACTACATGCGCGTCCCCTACTACCCGACCAAGCCCGATGAGCGTCTCACCGAGATCACCCCGGAGATGATGCAGACGATCGCCAACGTGCACACGCAGTTCCCGGAGGGCTTCACGCCGCACCCGAAGGTGAAGCCCCAACTGGAGCGTCGTGCGCACGCCATCCTGGAGGGGCCCATCGACTGGGCCACCGCCGAGATCATCGCCTTCGGTTCGCTGCTGATGGAGCGTCGCCCGGTCCGCCTCGCGGGTCAGGACTCGCGACGCGGCACGTTCTCGCAACGCTTCGCCGCGATCGTCGACCGGGTCACCAACGAGGCGTGGGTGCCGCTGAAGCACCTCACCGACGACCAGGCCTCCTTCGACGTGTTCGACTCGCTGCTCAGCGAGTACGCCGCGCTCGGCTTCGAGTACGGCTACTCCGTGGCCCGCCCCGACGCCCTTGTGCTGTGGGAGGCCCAGTTCGGCGACTTCGTCAACGGCGCCCAGACCATCTCCGACGAATTCGTCGCCGCTGGCAACGCCAAGTGGGGCCAGAAGTCGGGCGTTGTGCTGCTGCTCCCCCACGGCTACGAGGGGCAGGGGCCCGACCACAGCTCGGCCAGGATCGAGCGCTGGCTGCAGTTGTGCGCCGAGAACGCGCTTGCCGTGTGCCAGCCGTCGACGCCGGCCAGCTACTTCCACCTGCTGCGCCAGCACGCCTACGTCAACTACCACCGTCCCGTGGTGATCGCGACGCCCAAGTCGATGCTGCGAAACAAGCTGGCGACCTCCGATCCGAGCGACTTCACCTCCGGCAAGTGGCAGCCCGTGCTCGACGATCCGACGATCGAGGATCCGAGCAAGGTGACGCGACTGGTGCTGTGCTCCGGCAAGGTCCGCTGGGACCTGGTCGCGGCCCGCGAGAAGGCCGGTCACGACGGGACCGTCGCGATCATCGCGCTCGAGCGGCTCTACCCGCTTCCAGACGCGGAACTGGCGGAGGTGCTGCGCCGCTACGCGCACGTCACCGATGTGCGGTTCGTGCAGGACGAGCCGGAGAACCAGGGCGGCTGGCCGTTCCTGTCCGTCCATCTGCCCGGCGCGGTCGCTCAGCACTTCCCCGAGTTCAACCTCGACATGGTGCTGGTCTCCCGCCCGTGGTCGTCGGCACCGTCCGTTGGCTCACTCAAGGTCCACAAGGCCCAGGAGGATGAACTCCTCGACGCCGCGCTAGGGTGA
- a CDS encoding DUF6104 family protein, with the protein MYFTDRGLEELVDRRGHEEITFEWLADQLRTFVDLNPEFETPVERLASWLARLDDEED; encoded by the coding sequence ATGTATTTCACCGACCGCGGGCTCGAAGAGCTCGTCGATCGGCGCGGCCACGAGGAGATCACCTTCGAGTGGCTCGCCGATCAGTTGCGCACCTTTGTTGACCTGAACCCGGAGTTCGAGACTCCGGTCGAGCGGCTCGCCTCGTGGCTGGCACGGCTCGACGATGAGGAGGACTGA
- the galK gene encoding galactokinase: protein MLDLDALRQRYQEVADAAPEGLWFAPGRVNLIGEHTDYNDGFVLPFALDRKAVLAAGRRDDDTLLIVSLELDEQVSLPLADLAPGQDGWSAYLAGVVWALREAGHDLGGATLVLTSDVPLGAGLSSSAAIECATVAAMADLYDLDIAPMDRAKLARVAENAYVGAPTGLLDQAASTLCEKDAGLFLDCRSLEAEQVPLPLAEQGLEILVLDTKTPHSHVDGEYGARRASCEEAAALLGIPALRDVTDLDAALAQLDDETMRRRVRHIVTENARVLDAFEVAKNGHLADLAPLLDASHASMRDDYEITVATVDLAVEQARRSGALGARMTGGGFGGCIIALAPAGQGERIGAEVAAAFADAGYAAPEWFTVLPAPGAGRLA, encoded by the coding sequence ATGCTCGACCTCGACGCCCTGCGTCAGCGCTACCAGGAGGTGGCGGATGCCGCGCCCGAGGGTCTGTGGTTCGCGCCCGGACGGGTCAACCTGATCGGCGAACACACCGACTACAACGACGGCTTCGTGCTGCCGTTCGCGCTCGACAGGAAGGCGGTGCTCGCCGCGGGGCGTCGCGACGACGACACCCTGCTGATCGTCTCCCTGGAGCTCGACGAGCAGGTCAGCCTGCCGCTTGCCGACCTGGCGCCTGGGCAGGACGGGTGGTCCGCCTACCTCGCGGGCGTCGTGTGGGCGCTGCGTGAGGCCGGTCATGACCTCGGCGGGGCCACGCTGGTGCTCACCTCGGACGTGCCGTTGGGTGCGGGGCTGTCGAGCTCGGCGGCGATCGAGTGCGCAACGGTCGCCGCGATGGCCGACCTGTACGACCTGGACATCGCCCCGATGGACCGCGCCAAGCTGGCCCGCGTCGCCGAGAACGCCTACGTCGGCGCCCCGACGGGCCTGCTCGACCAGGCGGCGAGCACGCTGTGTGAGAAGGACGCCGGCCTGTTCCTGGACTGCCGCTCGCTCGAGGCCGAACAGGTCCCGCTCCCGCTTGCGGAGCAGGGCCTTGAGATCCTGGTCCTCGACACCAAGACGCCGCACAGCCACGTCGACGGCGAGTACGGCGCGCGGCGCGCGTCCTGCGAGGAGGCGGCCGCGCTGCTGGGGATTCCTGCGCTGCGCGACGTCACCGACCTGGACGCTGCCCTCGCCCAACTGGACGACGAGACGATGCGGCGCCGGGTGCGTCACATCGTCACGGAGAACGCCCGGGTGCTGGACGCCTTCGAGGTCGCCAAGAACGGTCACCTCGCCGACTTGGCGCCGCTGCTGGACGCGTCGCACGCGTCCATGCGCGACGACTACGAGATCACCGTCGCGACGGTCGACCTCGCCGTCGAGCAGGCGCGTCGCTCGGGCGCGCTTGGCGCCCGGATGACGGGCGGCGGGTTCGGTGGCTGCATCATCGCGCTCGCCCCTGCAGGCCAGGGTGAGCGGATCGGCGCGGAGGTCGCGGCCGCCTTCGCAGACGCTGGCTACGCGGCCCCCGAATGGTTCACGGTGCTGCCAGCCCCGGGTGCGGGCCGGCTGGCCTAA
- a CDS encoding WhiB family transcriptional regulator codes for MDWRHKAACLTEDPELFFPVGNTGPALQQIEEAKKICARCVVREQCLAWALEAGQDHGVWGGLSEDERRAIKRRAARSRLRNS; via the coding sequence ATGGATTGGCGCCACAAGGCTGCCTGCCTCACTGAGGATCCGGAGTTGTTCTTTCCTGTTGGCAACACTGGTCCGGCGCTGCAGCAGATCGAAGAGGCAAAGAAGATCTGCGCCCGTTGCGTCGTTCGTGAACAGTGCCTCGCGTGGGCCCTTGAGGCCGGCCAGGACCACGGTGTGTGGGGTGGCCTGAGCGAGGACGAGCGCCGCGCCATCAAGCGCCGCGCCGCGCGCTCCCGCCTGCGCAACTCCTGA
- a CDS encoding sensor histidine kinase — MTDDEWLDAFVSQWHLLADLSFSDLVLWRALDEGDTFECTAQIRPVTGPTALEDDIVGERIEYDPEHQVTVAYMTHEISETSNNAISAGIPVDVWAIPVIRNGHPIAVIERHTNQMGMRATGALEENFLEAAEILTQMLMRGEFPLVPPSDKALAPRPADGVLRVQPDGIISFASPNAITGYRRLGAQGDIEGEHFRDLTRTLRRGVEAVGQTVNADIDGRLTLEFDVETHSASMRFVVLPLWFETTSAGMLVLCRDTTDLRRRDRMLVTKDATIREIHHRVKNNLQTVAALLRMQSRRLESPEGKEALRDAMRRVSSIAMVHETLSYSLVEEVSFDEVCDKILDMVGDLAASNGTVRAVRRGTFGVVPADMATSLSMIITELCQNAIEHGLNSSSGLVEVLPERNGQQLAVSILDGGQGLPEDFRLGNQKSLGLSIISTLMHDLHGTLSIANRTDAPGTVARIELPVPRG, encoded by the coding sequence ATGACCGACGACGAGTGGCTCGACGCCTTCGTCTCCCAATGGCACCTCCTGGCGGATCTGAGCTTCTCGGATCTGGTCCTGTGGAGGGCACTCGACGAGGGCGACACATTCGAGTGCACCGCCCAGATCCGCCCCGTGACAGGCCCAACGGCCCTCGAGGACGACATCGTGGGGGAGCGCATCGAGTACGACCCCGAGCATCAGGTCACCGTCGCCTACATGACGCACGAGATCTCCGAGACCAGCAACAACGCGATCAGCGCGGGCATCCCCGTCGACGTGTGGGCGATCCCGGTGATCCGCAACGGCCACCCCATCGCCGTCATCGAGCGGCACACCAACCAGATGGGCATGCGGGCCACCGGCGCCCTCGAGGAGAACTTCCTGGAGGCCGCGGAGATCCTCACCCAGATGCTGATGCGCGGCGAATTCCCGCTCGTTCCGCCGTCCGACAAGGCGCTGGCGCCGCGCCCCGCAGACGGCGTGCTGCGGGTGCAGCCCGACGGGATCATCTCCTTCGCCAGCCCCAACGCGATCACCGGCTACCGCAGGCTCGGCGCGCAGGGCGACATCGAGGGCGAGCACTTCCGCGACCTCACGCGAACGCTGCGCCGTGGCGTCGAGGCGGTCGGCCAGACCGTCAACGCGGACATCGACGGGCGACTCACGCTCGAGTTCGACGTCGAGACCCACAGCGCGTCGATGCGCTTCGTGGTGCTGCCGCTCTGGTTCGAGACGACCTCCGCCGGGATGCTGGTGCTCTGCCGCGACACGACCGACCTGCGGCGCCGCGACCGGATGCTCGTCACAAAGGACGCCACGATCCGCGAGATCCACCACCGGGTCAAGAACAACCTTCAGACGGTCGCGGCGCTGCTGCGGATGCAGTCACGCAGGCTCGAGTCCCCGGAGGGCAAGGAGGCGCTGCGCGACGCGATGCGGCGCGTCTCGTCCATCGCGATGGTGCACGAGACGCTGTCCTACTCGCTCGTCGAAGAGGTCTCCTTCGACGAGGTGTGCGACAAGATCCTCGACATGGTGGGAGACCTGGCCGCCTCGAACGGAACCGTCCGTGCGGTCCGGCGCGGCACCTTCGGGGTCGTCCCCGCCGACATGGCCACGTCGCTGTCGATGATCATCACCGAGTTGTGCCAGAACGCCATCGAGCACGGGCTGAACAGCTCCTCTGGCCTCGTGGAGGTACTCCCGGAGCGCAACGGCCAACAGTTGGCCGTGTCCATCCTGGACGGCGGTCAGGGGCTGCCGGAGGACTTCAGGCTCGGTAACCAGAAGTCGTTGGGGCTCTCGATCATCTCGACGCTGATGCACGACCTGCACGGCACCCTGTCGATCGCCAACCGCACGGACGCGCCGGGGACGGTCGCCCGGATCGAACTGCCCGTGCCGAGGGGCTGA
- a CDS encoding 50S ribosomal protein bL37 codes for MGKTGRKRRARRKNKANHGKRPNA; via the coding sequence ATGGGTAAGACCGGTCGCAAGCGCCGCGCGCGTCGCAAGAACAAGGCAAACCACGGCAAGCGTCCCAACGCCTGA
- a CDS encoding zf-HC2 domain-containing protein, whose amino-acid sequence MSAMGMSQEHDEMDECVQALARVHAFLHEELVEADADAIRIHLHACERCMENFEIESTITEMIVRSQPVEQAPTTLAARIQTMRITRR is encoded by the coding sequence ATGAGCGCCATGGGAATGTCCCAGGAACACGACGAGATGGACGAGTGCGTGCAGGCCCTCGCGCGCGTCCACGCCTTCCTCCACGAGGAACTGGTCGAGGCCGACGCAGACGCCATCCGGATCCACCTGCATGCGTGTGAGCGATGTATGGAGAACTTCGAGATCGAGTCGACCATCACCGAGATGATCGTGCGCAGTCAGCCCGTAGAGCAGGCCCCGACAACGCTGGCTGCGCGGATCCAGACGATGCGCATCACCCGTAGGTGA